A single genomic interval of Lysobacter avium harbors:
- a CDS encoding TonB-dependent receptor domain-containing protein yields MTAPRPTRSIAPLAHHRRAGLGLALLLALSSPVIASAATGVAGDAATAGPIDLDAVVVTAAGFEQMVREAPASITVLTREELVKQPIHSLADALVNVEGVDIGVGVDKTGAPQISLRGMPSSYTLVLIDGRRQNTSGNVAPNNFGNTANNFIPPMSAIDRIEVIRGPMSTLYGSDAMGGVINIITRKVGAAWAGSVGMETSLQEDSSFGNLYGANFFVDGPLVRDLLGLSLRGGWFKRDASDIAYTDLSGEEIVPWMGANPVSYDSHNVGARLALTPSDDHDLWLDVTSGRQEYDNSTGQMGTLGAGGYAPSLRFNRDQATLAWDARYDLGALESSLQQTTTETIGRLLPAGTAGAGSPRELENRNRVFDTKLVTDIGSNKLTVGGQYLDAKLVDGVASDAFEFHQWALFAENEWSINDALNLTVGARHDDHSTFGSHLSPRAYLVWNANANWVVKGGYSEGYRSPNIEDLTPGIKGFGGQGTIPLIGTPTLKPETSATTELGVYYAADNGFSSSLTVFNNDFSDKIASGTPVANCAFGLSQAAYNAADFSGSSCVDVGWFPRSATLGQTVNIDKAVTRGAEFAMQVPLAEAWKLQLNYTRTDSEQKSGSANGTPLTNTPRNLLNGSVNWQATDALALYLRGEYRSARYRGAGAAQDQLGDYKSYSQFHLGGRYRVSDAISLNAAVYNLFDKDFVDYLPYDDNGTVAYANTRSTSEAGRRLWLSVNVDF; encoded by the coding sequence ATGACCGCGCCCCGTCCGACCCGTTCCATCGCACCGCTTGCCCATCACCGTCGTGCCGGCCTTGGGCTGGCGCTGCTGCTTGCCCTGTCGTCTCCGGTCATCGCCAGTGCAGCGACCGGAGTGGCCGGCGACGCGGCCACCGCCGGCCCGATCGATCTGGATGCGGTCGTCGTCACCGCCGCCGGCTTCGAGCAGATGGTGCGCGAGGCGCCGGCCAGCATCACGGTGCTTACCCGCGAGGAACTGGTCAAGCAGCCGATCCACAGCCTGGCAGACGCGCTGGTGAACGTGGAAGGCGTGGACATCGGAGTCGGCGTGGACAAGACCGGCGCGCCCCAGATCAGCCTGCGCGGCATGCCGTCCAGCTACACCCTGGTGCTGATCGATGGCCGCCGCCAGAACACTTCCGGTAACGTCGCGCCGAACAATTTTGGCAACACCGCGAACAACTTCATCCCGCCGATGTCGGCGATCGACCGCATCGAGGTGATCCGCGGCCCGATGTCGACCCTGTACGGATCGGATGCGATGGGCGGGGTGATCAACATCATCACCCGCAAGGTCGGCGCGGCGTGGGCAGGCTCGGTCGGGATGGAGACCAGCCTTCAGGAGGATTCGTCCTTCGGCAATCTGTATGGCGCGAACTTTTTCGTTGACGGTCCCCTGGTCCGCGACCTGCTCGGCCTGTCGCTGCGTGGCGGCTGGTTCAAGCGCGACGCCTCCGACATCGCATACACGGACCTGTCCGGCGAGGAGATCGTCCCCTGGATGGGCGCCAACCCGGTCAGCTATGACAGCCACAACGTGGGCGCGCGACTGGCGCTCACGCCATCGGACGACCACGACCTGTGGCTGGACGTCACCAGCGGACGCCAGGAGTACGACAACAGCACCGGCCAGATGGGCACCCTGGGCGCCGGCGGATACGCTCCGAGCCTGCGCTTCAACCGCGACCAGGCCACCCTGGCGTGGGACGCGCGCTACGACTTGGGCGCACTTGAGAGCAGCCTGCAGCAAACCACCACCGAGACGATCGGGCGGCTGCTGCCGGCCGGCACGGCGGGCGCCGGCAGCCCGCGCGAGCTGGAAAACCGCAATCGCGTCTTCGACACCAAACTGGTTACCGACATCGGCAGCAACAAGCTGACCGTCGGTGGCCAGTACCTGGACGCAAAACTGGTCGACGGCGTGGCCAGCGACGCCTTCGAGTTCCACCAGTGGGCGTTGTTCGCCGAAAACGAGTGGAGCATCAACGACGCGCTGAACCTCACCGTCGGCGCGCGCCATGACGACCACAGCACCTTTGGCAGCCACCTCAGTCCGCGTGCGTACCTGGTCTGGAACGCCAACGCGAACTGGGTCGTGAAGGGCGGCTACAGCGAAGGCTACCGTTCGCCCAACATCGAGGACCTGACCCCGGGCATCAAGGGCTTCGGCGGCCAGGGCACCATCCCGTTGATCGGCACGCCGACGCTCAAGCCGGAAACCAGCGCCACCACCGAGCTGGGTGTGTATTACGCGGCCGACAACGGCTTCAGCTCCAGCCTGACCGTGTTCAACAACGATTTCAGCGACAAGATCGCCAGCGGTACGCCGGTAGCCAACTGCGCATTCGGGCTCAGCCAGGCCGCCTACAACGCCGCGGACTTCTCCGGCTCAAGCTGCGTGGACGTGGGCTGGTTTCCGCGCTCGGCGACGCTCGGCCAGACCGTCAACATCGACAAGGCCGTGACCCGCGGCGCGGAATTCGCCATGCAGGTTCCGCTGGCCGAGGCATGGAAGCTGCAACTCAACTACACCCGCACCGACAGCGAGCAGAAAAGCGGCAGCGCCAACGGCACGCCCTTGACCAACACGCCCAGGAACCTGCTCAACGGCAGCGTGAACTGGCAGGCGACCGACGCGCTGGCCCTGTACCTGCGCGGCGAGTACCGCAGCGCGCGCTACCGGGGTGCGGGCGCCGCGCAGGACCAGCTGGGCGACTACAAGTCCTACTCCCAGTTCCACCTGGGCGGCCGCTACCGGGTGAGCGACGCGATCAGCCTCAACGCCGCGGTGTACAACCTGTTCGACAAGGATTTCGTCGACTACCTGCCGTATGACGATAACGGCACCGTGGCGTACGCCAACACCCGCAGCACCAGCGAGGCCGGCCGGCGCTTGTGGCTGTCGGTGAACGTGGATTTCTGA
- a CDS encoding Fe2+-dependent dioxygenase, protein MLLHVPGVLDDASLSRIRKTLESAAWTDGRETVGPQGAGVKRNLQLPDGSPVRHELGQLVTAALAASPLYFAAALPLRALPPRFNCYQGGGTYGLHVDGAVMTPAAPPGQVAATMRTDISCTLFLSEPDEYDGGQLVIHDTYGTHEVKLPAGDLILYPSSSLHMVQPVTRGARLAAFFWIQSLIRNDAQRRMLFEMDTAIQALTASGENSAALLQLTGVYHNLLRLWAET, encoded by the coding sequence ATGCTGTTGCATGTCCCCGGCGTACTGGACGACGCGTCCCTGTCCCGGATCCGCAAGACGCTGGAAAGCGCCGCCTGGACCGATGGCCGCGAGACCGTCGGCCCCCAGGGCGCCGGGGTCAAGCGCAATCTGCAGTTGCCCGATGGCTCGCCGGTGCGACACGAGTTGGGGCAGCTCGTCACTGCCGCACTCGCCGCCAGCCCGCTGTATTTCGCCGCCGCCCTGCCCCTGCGTGCGCTGCCGCCGCGTTTCAACTGCTACCAGGGCGGCGGCACCTACGGCCTCCACGTCGACGGCGCAGTGATGACCCCGGCCGCCCCGCCGGGGCAGGTCGCCGCGACGATGCGCACCGACATCTCCTGCACGCTGTTCCTGTCCGAACCCGACGAGTACGACGGCGGCCAGCTGGTGATCCACGACACCTATGGCACGCACGAAGTGAAGCTGCCCGCGGGTGACCTGATCCTGTATCCGTCGAGCAGCCTGCACATGGTCCAGCCGGTGACGCGGGGCGCCCGGCTGGCCGCCTTTTTCTGGATCCAGAGCCTGATCCGCAATGACGCCCAGCGCCGGATGCTGTTCGAGATGGATACCGCGATCCAGGCCCTGACCGCTTCGGGGGAGAATTCCGCCGCGCTGCTTCAGCTCACGGGGGTTTACCACAACCTGCTGCGGCTCTGGGCGGAAACCTGA
- a CDS encoding DUF2271 domain-containing protein — MRAIATAALFAMLVLPAALPAAELEISVEIPRLNVSEYHRPYVAMWLERPDHSVAANLAVWYDVEMKAGEGSKWLKDMRQWWRRSGRSTPMPVDGVSGATRPAGQHQLRFNDAKGPLKGLPPGRYELVIEAAREVGGREVVSVPITWPGSSPQQLKAKGTSELGQVRVSITP; from the coding sequence TTGCGTGCAATCGCCACAGCCGCGCTGTTCGCGATGCTGGTCCTGCCCGCCGCGTTGCCAGCCGCCGAGCTGGAGATCAGCGTCGAGATTCCACGCCTGAACGTGTCCGAGTACCACCGCCCGTACGTGGCCATGTGGCTGGAGCGGCCTGACCACAGCGTCGCCGCCAACCTGGCGGTCTGGTACGACGTCGAGATGAAAGCCGGCGAAGGCAGCAAGTGGTTGAAGGACATGCGCCAGTGGTGGCGCCGCAGCGGACGCTCCACGCCTATGCCAGTGGACGGGGTAAGCGGCGCGACGCGCCCGGCCGGACAGCACCAGCTGCGCTTCAACGACGCAAAAGGGCCGCTGAAGGGCCTGCCGCCCGGCAGGTACGAACTGGTCATCGAGGCCGCGCGGGAAGTCGGCGGCCGCGAAGTCGTCAGCGTGCCCATCACCTGGCCCGGCTCGTCCCCGCAGCAGTTGAAGGCCAAAGGCACTTCCGAGCTGGGTCAGGTGCGCGTCTCGATAACGCCCTGA
- a CDS encoding PepSY-associated TM helix domain-containing protein, whose product MTATAATTSSASSTRGWWLKTLHRWHWMSAAVSLAALLVFSATGITLNHAAQIEATPRVDTRTDTLPASVLRSLSGDYTEGAPLPASVVDWLATEMNVLAKGRSAEWADDEVYVSLPRPGGDAWLAIDRATGELEYEQTSRGVIAWLNDLHKGRNTGAAWRWFIDLFAVACLLFALTGLWLLHMHSRQRGKTWPMVGLGVALPALLIILFMH is encoded by the coding sequence ATGACCGCCACTGCCGCAACCACCAGCAGCGCCAGCTCCACCCGGGGCTGGTGGCTGAAGACGCTGCACCGATGGCACTGGATGAGCGCGGCCGTCAGCCTGGCGGCCTTGCTGGTGTTTTCGGCCACCGGCATCACCCTCAACCATGCTGCCCAGATCGAGGCGACCCCGCGCGTGGACACCCGCACCGACACGCTGCCGGCGAGTGTCCTGCGCAGCCTTTCGGGGGATTACACCGAGGGAGCGCCCCTGCCGGCCAGCGTCGTCGACTGGCTGGCAACGGAGATGAACGTCCTTGCCAAGGGCCGCAGCGCCGAGTGGGCGGACGACGAGGTGTATGTCTCCCTGCCCCGCCCGGGCGGCGATGCCTGGCTGGCGATCGACCGCGCCACCGGCGAGCTGGAATACGAACAGACCAGCCGCGGCGTCATCGCCTGGCTCAACGACCTGCACAAGGGCCGCAACACCGGCGCGGCCTGGCGCTGGTTCATCGACCTGTTCGCGGTGGCGTGCCTGCTGTTCGCCCTCACCGGCCTGTGGCTGCTGCACATGCATTCGCGCCAGCGCGGAAAAACCTGGCCGATGGTCGGCCTCGGCGTGGCGCTGCCGGCGCTGCTGATCATCCTTTTCATGCATTGA
- a CDS encoding FAD:protein FMN transferase → MNGLTMGTTWSVTLQADAAAIPDLQRGVQTQLDLVVAQMSTWEPGSDLSRFNRAAAGTRQALPPEMRQVMDAAFALAHDTGGAFDPTVGALVNLWGFGPDGERRAPDAALLDRTMTRVGWQRLKLDPSGVMTQPGDAYVDLSGIAKGYAVDQVTRYLLAQEVPAFLVEVGGELRSHGHKPEGTPWRIAVEQPTSADFNERAAAAQPVVALDGMAMATSGDYRHFFAENGRRYSHTVDPRNGQPVSHGLASVSVLHAECMHADALATALTVLGPAQGWDYARRRKLAAFFVWHDGDGFKTRMTPQFRAALAQP, encoded by the coding sequence ATGAACGGGCTGACGATGGGCACGACGTGGTCGGTGACGCTGCAGGCCGATGCGGCGGCGATCCCCGACCTTCAGCGCGGTGTGCAGACGCAACTCGACCTTGTGGTCGCGCAGATGAGCACCTGGGAGCCCGGTTCCGACCTGAGTCGTTTCAATCGCGCGGCGGCCGGCACCCGACAGGCGCTGCCGCCGGAAATGCGCCAGGTCATGGACGCCGCATTTGCACTGGCCCACGACACCGGCGGGGCGTTTGATCCGACTGTCGGCGCGCTGGTGAACCTGTGGGGTTTCGGGCCGGATGGGGAACGCAGGGCGCCTGATGCCGCGTTGCTTGATCGGACCATGACACGCGTGGGCTGGCAACGCCTGAAGCTTGACCCCTCTGGCGTCATGACCCAGCCGGGCGACGCGTATGTGGATCTGTCAGGAATCGCCAAGGGCTACGCGGTCGACCAGGTCACGCGGTATCTGCTGGCGCAGGAAGTACCGGCTTTCCTGGTGGAGGTGGGCGGCGAACTGCGCAGCCACGGCCACAAGCCGGAGGGCACGCCGTGGCGGATTGCCGTGGAGCAGCCCACGTCGGCCGACTTCAACGAGCGCGCAGCGGCCGCGCAACCGGTGGTCGCGCTGGACGGCATGGCCATGGCGACCTCGGGGGACTACCGGCATTTTTTCGCTGAGAACGGGCGGCGTTACTCGCACACCGTTGACCCCCGCAATGGCCAGCCGGTCTCGCATGGCCTGGCGTCGGTATCGGTACTGCACGCCGAGTGCATGCATGCCGACGCGCTGGCGACCGCGCTTACCGTGCTCGGTCCCGCGCAGGGCTGGGACTACGCCCGCCGCCGCAAGCTTGCCGCGTTCTTCGTATGGCACGACGGGGACGGCTTCAAGACGCGCATGACTCCGCAATTCCGCGCCGCGCTCGCTCAGCCATGA
- a CDS encoding DUF4198 domain-containing protein: MNLKLIGIATALTLCLAPSAASAHKTWLHPSATVFSDTGAWMTVDAAVSNDLFYFNHVPLRLDGLQVTSPDGSRVAPQNSATGKYRSVFDLELNQQGTYKLAVVNHGMFAQYQLDGENKRWRGTPAEFKTGIPAAATDVEVSESLGSVETFATVGSPTTSVFKPSGKGIEMVPVTHPNDLYAEETATFQLLLDGKPAAGLEVEIIPGASRYRDQPEEIKVVTGADGNFQVKWPHAGMYWLETTSTDELTSLPEASKRRLSYVATLEVLPQ; the protein is encoded by the coding sequence ATGAACCTCAAGCTCATCGGCATCGCCACTGCCCTCACGCTGTGCCTGGCGCCATCGGCTGCCTCCGCGCACAAGACCTGGCTGCACCCCTCCGCCACCGTGTTTTCCGACACCGGCGCGTGGATGACCGTCGACGCGGCGGTTTCCAACGACCTGTTCTATTTCAACCACGTGCCGCTGCGCCTGGACGGCCTGCAGGTCACCTCGCCCGACGGCAGTCGCGTGGCGCCGCAGAACAGCGCGACGGGCAAGTACCGCAGCGTGTTCGATCTCGAGCTCAACCAGCAAGGCACCTACAAGCTGGCGGTGGTCAACCACGGCATGTTCGCCCAGTACCAGCTGGACGGTGAGAACAAGCGCTGGCGCGGCACCCCTGCCGAATTCAAGACCGGGATTCCGGCGGCGGCGACCGACGTTGAAGTGTCCGAGTCGCTCGGCAGCGTCGAGACGTTCGCCACGGTGGGCTCGCCGACCACGAGCGTGTTCAAGCCGTCTGGCAAGGGCATCGAGATGGTCCCGGTGACGCATCCGAATGACCTGTATGCCGAAGAGACGGCGACCTTCCAGCTGCTGCTCGACGGCAAGCCCGCGGCCGGGCTGGAGGTCGAGATCATCCCCGGCGCGAGCCGTTACCGCGACCAGCCCGAGGAGATCAAGGTGGTGACCGGTGCAGACGGCAACTTCCAGGTGAAGTGGCCGCACGCGGGCATGTACTGGCTGGAGACCACCAGCACCGACGAGCTGACCTCGCTCCCCGAGGCCAGCAAGCGGCGCCTGAGCTACGTCGCCACGCTTGAAGTGCTGCCCCAGTAG
- a CDS encoding sulfite reductase subunit alpha — MSAGSLGNGLLILGFAAIAAALARWQLDTWSAPVWRTSTLLGSGAVIAGYAGFVRLLRGSRPRQAVSSAAVATFAEAADEAQWLVVHASQFGQAESLAERSAVSLRQGGQTARLASIEDLDLPTLRAARNVLFVASTTGEGDAPDPAFNFVRQCMDPGDARLDHLRYGVLALGDSDYQHFCAFGHHIDRWLRGAGAHPLFDVVEVDDGDPGALRHWQYLLGRFCGAADQVDWEPPTYALWSLDQRRHLNDGSPGAPVFDLRMSPESPDHLRWQAGDVAEIGPQNPADHVRDWLAACGLDGDLPVTAGPRNAQRHLLLAELLASSRLPSKADVQGKGAQQVADELLPLPHRAYSIASTPAEGCLRLLVRQTRDEQGSLGLGSGWLTAHSDAPGAIDLRIRRNPNFHAPGDGRPLILIGNGTGLAGLRALLQERINTGRQNNWLLFGERSTAHDFHYREDIESWHRSGQIERLDIAFSRDTATRRYVQHLLAERAEALREWLNRGASVYVCGSLKGMAPAVDAALVSIAGEPLWQAILAEGRYRRDVY; from the coding sequence GTGAGCGCCGGCTCGCTCGGCAACGGTCTGCTGATCCTGGGCTTCGCCGCGATCGCCGCTGCGCTGGCGCGATGGCAGCTCGACACCTGGAGCGCGCCGGTGTGGCGCACATCCACGCTGCTTGGCTCCGGCGCAGTAATTGCCGGATATGCGGGCTTCGTGCGTCTGCTTCGCGGGTCGCGACCTCGTCAAGCAGTGTCCTCGGCTGCCGTCGCGACGTTTGCGGAGGCCGCGGACGAGGCGCAATGGCTGGTGGTTCACGCCAGCCAGTTCGGACAGGCGGAATCGCTCGCCGAGCGGAGCGCTGTTTCGCTGCGGCAGGGGGGACAAACCGCCCGGCTGGCGAGTATTGAGGATCTGGACCTGCCAACCCTGCGAGCCGCGCGCAACGTTCTGTTCGTCGCCAGCACCACCGGCGAAGGCGACGCGCCCGACCCCGCTTTCAACTTCGTTCGCCAATGCATGGATCCCGGCGACGCACGGCTCGACCATCTGCGTTACGGCGTCCTGGCCCTTGGCGACAGCGACTACCAGCACTTCTGCGCGTTTGGCCACCACATCGATCGCTGGCTTCGCGGCGCCGGCGCCCACCCGCTGTTTGACGTGGTCGAAGTCGACGACGGCGATCCCGGCGCCCTGCGCCACTGGCAGTACCTGTTGGGCCGGTTTTGCGGGGCAGCCGACCAGGTTGACTGGGAGCCGCCCACGTACGCACTCTGGTCATTGGACCAGCGTCGGCACCTCAACGACGGCAGCCCCGGCGCACCGGTATTCGATCTGCGCATGTCCCCCGAAAGCCCCGACCACCTGCGATGGCAGGCCGGTGACGTGGCCGAGATAGGCCCGCAGAACCCCGCCGACCACGTCCGCGACTGGCTTGCTGCCTGCGGCCTCGACGGCGATTTACCGGTCACCGCCGGCCCCAGGAACGCGCAGCGCCACCTGCTTTTGGCCGAACTGCTCGCATCCAGCCGCTTGCCTTCGAAGGCCGACGTGCAGGGCAAGGGCGCACAGCAAGTCGCCGATGAGCTCCTTCCCCTGCCCCATCGCGCCTATTCCATCGCGTCCACCCCGGCCGAAGGCTGCCTGCGGTTGCTGGTGCGCCAGACCCGCGATGAGCAAGGATCGCTTGGATTGGGAAGCGGCTGGCTGACCGCGCACAGCGATGCCCCCGGCGCGATCGACCTGCGCATCCGCCGTAACCCCAATTTCCACGCTCCCGGCGACGGGCGCCCCCTGATCCTGATTGGCAACGGCACCGGTCTGGCAGGTCTGCGCGCACTGTTGCAGGAGCGGATCAACACCGGTCGACAAAACAATTGGCTGCTGTTTGGCGAACGCAGCACGGCCCACGACTTCCACTATCGTGAGGACATCGAGTCGTGGCACCGCTCCGGGCAGATCGAACGGCTGGACATCGCGTTCTCGCGCGACACTGCGACACGACGCTACGTCCAGCACCTGCTCGCAGAGCGCGCCGAGGCCCTTCGGGAATGGCTGAACCGGGGCGCGTCCGTTTACGTCTGCGGCAGCCTGAAAGGCATGGCGCCCGCGGTGGACGCTGCACTGGTTTCCATCGCGGGCGAGCCGCTATGGCAAGCCATCCTCGCCGAGGGTCGATACCGGCGGGACGTCTACTGA